The proteins below come from a single Ictalurus punctatus breed USDA103 chromosome 24, Coco_2.0, whole genome shotgun sequence genomic window:
- the LOC108257321 gene encoding oxysterol-binding protein-related protein 6 isoform X3: protein MEHHSNHAAVEKSPRSVFKPSHSRSNSTGSSRQSRDWEVMTDIPSSVIDPEKYSIPGICEGFLMKKRKYPLQGWHKRYFFLEKGILRYSKSQQDMMRGKNHAALDVSLAVMSVNKKSKRIDLDSGDNLIHLKAKSQDIFYIWMTKLTAHRIYKKNEAMSIHHGVLQALSAGTGSTLPTVATLAQRNRAMMDTLPQFQTSASVFQPSTLSSPSLASSRVNSKVSAWLQQTQRANACQQELARCQLDLAELGRLIQMLHCLEGDLPITNKDLEKRISMQNLTLEKPKKKVGKVWGHNRTMSHGMLPANNHISALSSSSGLGSSLQSIPDFVYSQLSTPGCSSPEGKKLQQNIYTVSQRVHTSLKSVHEGLTLEHERLAQVWTGPDLRQSTSDQLASLCTTLSELELQSRHTKVHSLSLSSDSSEESFCTVRQDQSCETRSRLSVAESMAEYFDANEVLMSESLSENEASDESGLSDITTSNSEPEEGQAVVNMKYRTSVSDAPDVPSSVPKETGRRTVLPARCTDNSHIGILSILYNNIGKDLSRVSMPVALNEPLNFLQRVSEELEYSELLDIASRTDDPYQRMVYVAVFSISGYAWASWRNRYKPFNPVLGETYESIREERGFRYVAEQVSHHPPVSACHAESQNFTFWQDQRWKNKFWGKSVEIVSTGLVNVTLPRYGDHYEWNKAVTCIHNVFSQQRWLEHYGDVVIRNLKSDVCSCKLTFVKSRYGSGENKNEVQGVVLDQAGNVVHRFGGSWHEGIFCDTLPNPQCLWKPNPQPEDYFEYYGFSRYARELNELTPELKDVLPPTDTRFRPDQRLLEEGKVAESDKLKDEVEEKQRDRRKELSKRGEEHIPRFFRKTVDDSGREVWVSNGTYWKIRENPGFANTDNLELW, encoded by the exons ATGGAGCATCACAGTAATCATGCTGCGGTGGAGAAATCTCCGCGCTCGGTGTTTAAACCCAGTCACTCTCGCAGCAACAGCACCGGGTCCTCTCGACAG TCCAGAGACTGGGAGGTGATGACCGATATCCCGTCCAGCGTGATCGATCCGGAGAAGTACAGCATCCCGGGGATCTGTGAGGGATTCCtgatgaagaagaggaagtATCCACTGCAGGGTTGGCACAAG AGATACTTCTTTCTGGAGAAGGGGATCCTCAGATACTCCAAATCTCAGCAGGAT ATGATGAGAGGGAAAAACCACGCCGCTCTGGACGTCAGCCTCGCCGTCATGTCCGTCAACAAAAAGTCCAAACGAATCGACCTGGACTCAGGAGATAACCTGATTCACTTAAAG GCTAAAAGTCAGGACATCTTCTACATCTGGATGACCAAACTGACTGCGCACCGCATCTATAAGAAGAACGAGGCGATGAGCATCCATCACGGCGTCCTGCAGGCGCTCTCGGCAGGAACCGGCAGCACGTTGCCCACCGTGGCCACGTTAGCTCAGAGGAACAGAGCCATGATGGACACG CTTCCTCAGTTCCAGACGTCGGCCTCCGTGTTCCAGCCCTCCACGCTGAGTTCTCCGTCTCTCGCCTCGTCACGCGTCAACAGTAAAGTCTCCGCCTGGCTCCAGCAAACGCAGCGAGCCAACGCCTGCCAGCAAG AGCTGGCTCGCTGTCAGCTGGACCTGGCTGAACTCGGGCGTCTGATCCAGATGTTGCACTGCCTGGAGGGAGATCTGCCCATCACTAACAAGGACCTGGAGAAGAGGATCAGCATGCAG aatcTGACTTTGGAGAAGCCGAAAAAGAAAGTGGGGAAAGTCTGGGGACACAATCGCACGATGTCACATGGCATG cttccTGCCAATAATCACATCAGCGCGTTGTCCTCGTCCTCTGGTCTCGGTTCGTCTCTTCAGTCCATCCCGGATTTCGTTTACTCTCAGCTGTCCACTCCGGGCTGCAGTTCACCCGAGGGAAAGAAACTCCAGCAGAAcatttacactgtgtctcagaGAG TCCACACGTCTCTGAAGTCCGTCCACGAGGGGCTGACGTTGGAGCATGAGCGTCTCGCGCAGGTGTGGACCGGGCCGGACCTGCGTCAGTCCACCTCCGACCAGCTCGCCTCACTGTGCACCACGCTGTCCGAG CTCGAGCTACAGTCTCGTCACACGAAAGTccactcactgtctctgtcctcCGATTCATCTGAGGAGTCGTTCTGCACCGTGCGACAGGATCAG AGCTGTGAGACGCGCAGCAGGCTGTCCGTCGCAGAGTCCATGGCCGAGTATTTCGACGCGAACGAGGTCCTCATGTCCGAGAGCCTGTCGGAGAACGAGGCTTCTGACGAGTCGGGACTGAGCGACATCACCACGAGCAACTCTGAGCCTGAGGAGGGACAAG CAGTGGTGAACATGAAGTACAGGACGAGTGTGTCGGACGCTCCAGACGTTCCCTCCAGCGTGCCGAAGGAGACGGGCCGGCGCACGGTCCTGCCTGCACGCTGCACTGATAACAGCCACATCGGCATCCTCTCCATCCTGTACAACAACATCGGGAAGGATCTGTCTCGCGTCTCCATGCCCGTCGCTCTGAACGAGCCGCTCAACTTCCTGCAGCGCGTCAGTGAGGAGCTCGAGTACTCGGAGCTGCTGGACATCGCCAGCCGCACAGACGACCCCTATCAGAGGATG gttTACGTGGCCGTGTTCTCCATCTCCGGTTACGCCTGGGCCTCCTGGAGGAATCGCTATAAGCCCTTTAACCCGGTGTTGGGAGAGACCTACGAGAGCATCAGAGAGGAACGCGGCTTCCGCTACGTCGCCGAGCAG GTGAGTCATCACCCTCCGGTTTCTGCGTGCCACGCCGAGTCACAGAACTTCACATTCTGGCAAG ATCAGAGGTGGAAGAATAAGTTCTGGGGAAAGTCTGTGGAGATCGTGTCGACGGGCCTGGTGAACGTCACGCTGCCCCG ATACGGAGATCATTACGAGTGGAATAAAGCAGTGACCTGCATCCACAATGTGTTCAGTCAGCAGCGCTGGCTCGAGCACTACGGCGACGTCGTGATCCGAAACCTGAAGAGTGACGTCTGCTCCTGCAAACTGACCTTcgttaag TCTCGCTACGGCtctggagaaaataaaaatgaggtcCAGGGCGTGGTTCTGGATCAGGCGGGGAATGTGGTGCATCGGTTCGGCGGATCGTGGCATGAAGGCATCTTCTGCGACACTCTACCCAACCCACAATGCCTCTGGAAGCCCA ATCCTCAGCCTGAAGATTATTTTGAGTATTACGGGTTCTCTCGTTACGCCAGAGAACTTAACGAGCTCACGCCTGAACTGAAGGATGTCCTGCCTCCTACAGACACACGGTTCCGCCCGGACCAGAG aCTTCTTGAGGAGGGTAAAGTGGCTGAGTCGGATAAGCTAAAGGATGAGGTGGAGGAGAAACAGAGGGACCGGAGGAAAGAACTGTctaagagaggagaggaacacATCCCTCGTTTCTTCAG
- the LOC108257321 gene encoding oxysterol-binding protein-related protein 6 isoform X1: MEHHSNHAAVEKSPRSVFKPSHSRSNSTGSSRQQSRDWEVMTDIPSSVIDPEKYSIPGICEGFLMKKRKYPLQGWHKRYFFLEKGILRYSKSQQDMMRGKNHAALDVSLAVMSVNKKSKRIDLDSGDNLIHLKAKSQDIFYIWMTKLTAHRIYKKNEAMSIHHGVLQALSAGTGSTLPTVATLAQRNRAMMDTLPQFQTSASVFQPSTLSSPSLASSRVNSKVSAWLQQTQRANACQQELARCQLDLAELGRLIQMLHCLEGDLPITNKDLEKRISMQNLTLEKPKKKVGKVWGHNRTMSHGMLPANNHISALSSSSGLGSSLQSIPDFVYSQLSTPGCSSPEGKKLQQNIYTVSQRVHTSLKSVHEGLTLEHERLAQVWTGPDLRQSTSDQLASLCTTLSELELQSRHTKVHSLSLSSDSSEESFCTVRQDQSCETRSRLSVAESMAEYFDANEVLMSESLSENEASDESGLSDITTSNSEPEEGQAVVNMKYRTSVSDAPDVPSSVPKETGRRTVLPARCTDNSHIGILSILYNNIGKDLSRVSMPVALNEPLNFLQRVSEELEYSELLDIASRTDDPYQRMVYVAVFSISGYAWASWRNRYKPFNPVLGETYESIREERGFRYVAEQVSHHPPVSACHAESQNFTFWQDQRWKNKFWGKSVEIVSTGLVNVTLPRYGDHYEWNKAVTCIHNVFSQQRWLEHYGDVVIRNLKSDVCSCKLTFVKSRYGSGENKNEVQGVVLDQAGNVVHRFGGSWHEGIFCDTLPNPQCLWKPNPQPEDYFEYYGFSRYARELNELTPELKDVLPPTDTRFRPDQRLLEEGKVAESDKLKDEVEEKQRDRRKELSKRGEEHIPRFFRKTVDDSGREVWVSNGTYWKIRENPGFANTDNLELW; this comes from the exons ATGGAGCATCACAGTAATCATGCTGCGGTGGAGAAATCTCCGCGCTCGGTGTTTAAACCCAGTCACTCTCGCAGCAACAGCACCGGGTCCTCTCGACAG CAGTCCAGAGACTGGGAGGTGATGACCGATATCCCGTCCAGCGTGATCGATCCGGAGAAGTACAGCATCCCGGGGATCTGTGAGGGATTCCtgatgaagaagaggaagtATCCACTGCAGGGTTGGCACAAG AGATACTTCTTTCTGGAGAAGGGGATCCTCAGATACTCCAAATCTCAGCAGGAT ATGATGAGAGGGAAAAACCACGCCGCTCTGGACGTCAGCCTCGCCGTCATGTCCGTCAACAAAAAGTCCAAACGAATCGACCTGGACTCAGGAGATAACCTGATTCACTTAAAG GCTAAAAGTCAGGACATCTTCTACATCTGGATGACCAAACTGACTGCGCACCGCATCTATAAGAAGAACGAGGCGATGAGCATCCATCACGGCGTCCTGCAGGCGCTCTCGGCAGGAACCGGCAGCACGTTGCCCACCGTGGCCACGTTAGCTCAGAGGAACAGAGCCATGATGGACACG CTTCCTCAGTTCCAGACGTCGGCCTCCGTGTTCCAGCCCTCCACGCTGAGTTCTCCGTCTCTCGCCTCGTCACGCGTCAACAGTAAAGTCTCCGCCTGGCTCCAGCAAACGCAGCGAGCCAACGCCTGCCAGCAAG AGCTGGCTCGCTGTCAGCTGGACCTGGCTGAACTCGGGCGTCTGATCCAGATGTTGCACTGCCTGGAGGGAGATCTGCCCATCACTAACAAGGACCTGGAGAAGAGGATCAGCATGCAG aatcTGACTTTGGAGAAGCCGAAAAAGAAAGTGGGGAAAGTCTGGGGACACAATCGCACGATGTCACATGGCATG cttccTGCCAATAATCACATCAGCGCGTTGTCCTCGTCCTCTGGTCTCGGTTCGTCTCTTCAGTCCATCCCGGATTTCGTTTACTCTCAGCTGTCCACTCCGGGCTGCAGTTCACCCGAGGGAAAGAAACTCCAGCAGAAcatttacactgtgtctcagaGAG TCCACACGTCTCTGAAGTCCGTCCACGAGGGGCTGACGTTGGAGCATGAGCGTCTCGCGCAGGTGTGGACCGGGCCGGACCTGCGTCAGTCCACCTCCGACCAGCTCGCCTCACTGTGCACCACGCTGTCCGAG CTCGAGCTACAGTCTCGTCACACGAAAGTccactcactgtctctgtcctcCGATTCATCTGAGGAGTCGTTCTGCACCGTGCGACAGGATCAG AGCTGTGAGACGCGCAGCAGGCTGTCCGTCGCAGAGTCCATGGCCGAGTATTTCGACGCGAACGAGGTCCTCATGTCCGAGAGCCTGTCGGAGAACGAGGCTTCTGACGAGTCGGGACTGAGCGACATCACCACGAGCAACTCTGAGCCTGAGGAGGGACAAG CAGTGGTGAACATGAAGTACAGGACGAGTGTGTCGGACGCTCCAGACGTTCCCTCCAGCGTGCCGAAGGAGACGGGCCGGCGCACGGTCCTGCCTGCACGCTGCACTGATAACAGCCACATCGGCATCCTCTCCATCCTGTACAACAACATCGGGAAGGATCTGTCTCGCGTCTCCATGCCCGTCGCTCTGAACGAGCCGCTCAACTTCCTGCAGCGCGTCAGTGAGGAGCTCGAGTACTCGGAGCTGCTGGACATCGCCAGCCGCACAGACGACCCCTATCAGAGGATG gttTACGTGGCCGTGTTCTCCATCTCCGGTTACGCCTGGGCCTCCTGGAGGAATCGCTATAAGCCCTTTAACCCGGTGTTGGGAGAGACCTACGAGAGCATCAGAGAGGAACGCGGCTTCCGCTACGTCGCCGAGCAG GTGAGTCATCACCCTCCGGTTTCTGCGTGCCACGCCGAGTCACAGAACTTCACATTCTGGCAAG ATCAGAGGTGGAAGAATAAGTTCTGGGGAAAGTCTGTGGAGATCGTGTCGACGGGCCTGGTGAACGTCACGCTGCCCCG ATACGGAGATCATTACGAGTGGAATAAAGCAGTGACCTGCATCCACAATGTGTTCAGTCAGCAGCGCTGGCTCGAGCACTACGGCGACGTCGTGATCCGAAACCTGAAGAGTGACGTCTGCTCCTGCAAACTGACCTTcgttaag TCTCGCTACGGCtctggagaaaataaaaatgaggtcCAGGGCGTGGTTCTGGATCAGGCGGGGAATGTGGTGCATCGGTTCGGCGGATCGTGGCATGAAGGCATCTTCTGCGACACTCTACCCAACCCACAATGCCTCTGGAAGCCCA ATCCTCAGCCTGAAGATTATTTTGAGTATTACGGGTTCTCTCGTTACGCCAGAGAACTTAACGAGCTCACGCCTGAACTGAAGGATGTCCTGCCTCCTACAGACACACGGTTCCGCCCGGACCAGAG aCTTCTTGAGGAGGGTAAAGTGGCTGAGTCGGATAAGCTAAAGGATGAGGTGGAGGAGAAACAGAGGGACCGGAGGAAAGAACTGTctaagagaggagaggaacacATCCCTCGTTTCTTCAG
- the LOC108257321 gene encoding oxysterol-binding protein-related protein 6 isoform X2: MEHHSNHAAVEKSPRSVFKPSHSRSNSTGSSRQQSRDWEVMTDIPSSVIDPEKYSIPGICEGFLMKKRKYPLQGWHKRYFFLEKGILRYSKSQQDMMRGKNHAALDVSLAVMSVNKKSKRIDLDSGDNLIHLKAKSQDIFYIWMTKLTAHRIYKKNEAMSIHHGVLQALSAGTGSTLPTVATLAQRNRAMMDTLPQFQTSASVFQPSTLSSPSLASSRVNSKVSAWLQQTQRANACQQELARCQLDLAELGRLIQMLHCLEGDLPITNKDLEKRISMQNLTLEKPKKKVGKVWGHNRTMSHGMLPANNHISALSSSSGLGSSLQSIPDFVYSQLSTPGCSSPEGKKLQQNIYTVSQRVHTSLKSVHEGLTLEHERLAQVWTGPDLRQSTSDQLASLCTTLSELELQSRHTKVHSLSLSSDSSEESFCTVRQDQSCETRSRLSVAESMAEYFDANEVLMSESLSENEASDESGLSDITTSNSEPEEGQVVNMKYRTSVSDAPDVPSSVPKETGRRTVLPARCTDNSHIGILSILYNNIGKDLSRVSMPVALNEPLNFLQRVSEELEYSELLDIASRTDDPYQRMVYVAVFSISGYAWASWRNRYKPFNPVLGETYESIREERGFRYVAEQVSHHPPVSACHAESQNFTFWQDQRWKNKFWGKSVEIVSTGLVNVTLPRYGDHYEWNKAVTCIHNVFSQQRWLEHYGDVVIRNLKSDVCSCKLTFVKSRYGSGENKNEVQGVVLDQAGNVVHRFGGSWHEGIFCDTLPNPQCLWKPNPQPEDYFEYYGFSRYARELNELTPELKDVLPPTDTRFRPDQRLLEEGKVAESDKLKDEVEEKQRDRRKELSKRGEEHIPRFFRKTVDDSGREVWVSNGTYWKIRENPGFANTDNLELW; this comes from the exons ATGGAGCATCACAGTAATCATGCTGCGGTGGAGAAATCTCCGCGCTCGGTGTTTAAACCCAGTCACTCTCGCAGCAACAGCACCGGGTCCTCTCGACAG CAGTCCAGAGACTGGGAGGTGATGACCGATATCCCGTCCAGCGTGATCGATCCGGAGAAGTACAGCATCCCGGGGATCTGTGAGGGATTCCtgatgaagaagaggaagtATCCACTGCAGGGTTGGCACAAG AGATACTTCTTTCTGGAGAAGGGGATCCTCAGATACTCCAAATCTCAGCAGGAT ATGATGAGAGGGAAAAACCACGCCGCTCTGGACGTCAGCCTCGCCGTCATGTCCGTCAACAAAAAGTCCAAACGAATCGACCTGGACTCAGGAGATAACCTGATTCACTTAAAG GCTAAAAGTCAGGACATCTTCTACATCTGGATGACCAAACTGACTGCGCACCGCATCTATAAGAAGAACGAGGCGATGAGCATCCATCACGGCGTCCTGCAGGCGCTCTCGGCAGGAACCGGCAGCACGTTGCCCACCGTGGCCACGTTAGCTCAGAGGAACAGAGCCATGATGGACACG CTTCCTCAGTTCCAGACGTCGGCCTCCGTGTTCCAGCCCTCCACGCTGAGTTCTCCGTCTCTCGCCTCGTCACGCGTCAACAGTAAAGTCTCCGCCTGGCTCCAGCAAACGCAGCGAGCCAACGCCTGCCAGCAAG AGCTGGCTCGCTGTCAGCTGGACCTGGCTGAACTCGGGCGTCTGATCCAGATGTTGCACTGCCTGGAGGGAGATCTGCCCATCACTAACAAGGACCTGGAGAAGAGGATCAGCATGCAG aatcTGACTTTGGAGAAGCCGAAAAAGAAAGTGGGGAAAGTCTGGGGACACAATCGCACGATGTCACATGGCATG cttccTGCCAATAATCACATCAGCGCGTTGTCCTCGTCCTCTGGTCTCGGTTCGTCTCTTCAGTCCATCCCGGATTTCGTTTACTCTCAGCTGTCCACTCCGGGCTGCAGTTCACCCGAGGGAAAGAAACTCCAGCAGAAcatttacactgtgtctcagaGAG TCCACACGTCTCTGAAGTCCGTCCACGAGGGGCTGACGTTGGAGCATGAGCGTCTCGCGCAGGTGTGGACCGGGCCGGACCTGCGTCAGTCCACCTCCGACCAGCTCGCCTCACTGTGCACCACGCTGTCCGAG CTCGAGCTACAGTCTCGTCACACGAAAGTccactcactgtctctgtcctcCGATTCATCTGAGGAGTCGTTCTGCACCGTGCGACAGGATCAG AGCTGTGAGACGCGCAGCAGGCTGTCCGTCGCAGAGTCCATGGCCGAGTATTTCGACGCGAACGAGGTCCTCATGTCCGAGAGCCTGTCGGAGAACGAGGCTTCTGACGAGTCGGGACTGAGCGACATCACCACGAGCAACTCTGAGCCTGAGGAGGGACAAG TGGTGAACATGAAGTACAGGACGAGTGTGTCGGACGCTCCAGACGTTCCCTCCAGCGTGCCGAAGGAGACGGGCCGGCGCACGGTCCTGCCTGCACGCTGCACTGATAACAGCCACATCGGCATCCTCTCCATCCTGTACAACAACATCGGGAAGGATCTGTCTCGCGTCTCCATGCCCGTCGCTCTGAACGAGCCGCTCAACTTCCTGCAGCGCGTCAGTGAGGAGCTCGAGTACTCGGAGCTGCTGGACATCGCCAGCCGCACAGACGACCCCTATCAGAGGATG gttTACGTGGCCGTGTTCTCCATCTCCGGTTACGCCTGGGCCTCCTGGAGGAATCGCTATAAGCCCTTTAACCCGGTGTTGGGAGAGACCTACGAGAGCATCAGAGAGGAACGCGGCTTCCGCTACGTCGCCGAGCAG GTGAGTCATCACCCTCCGGTTTCTGCGTGCCACGCCGAGTCACAGAACTTCACATTCTGGCAAG ATCAGAGGTGGAAGAATAAGTTCTGGGGAAAGTCTGTGGAGATCGTGTCGACGGGCCTGGTGAACGTCACGCTGCCCCG ATACGGAGATCATTACGAGTGGAATAAAGCAGTGACCTGCATCCACAATGTGTTCAGTCAGCAGCGCTGGCTCGAGCACTACGGCGACGTCGTGATCCGAAACCTGAAGAGTGACGTCTGCTCCTGCAAACTGACCTTcgttaag TCTCGCTACGGCtctggagaaaataaaaatgaggtcCAGGGCGTGGTTCTGGATCAGGCGGGGAATGTGGTGCATCGGTTCGGCGGATCGTGGCATGAAGGCATCTTCTGCGACACTCTACCCAACCCACAATGCCTCTGGAAGCCCA ATCCTCAGCCTGAAGATTATTTTGAGTATTACGGGTTCTCTCGTTACGCCAGAGAACTTAACGAGCTCACGCCTGAACTGAAGGATGTCCTGCCTCCTACAGACACACGGTTCCGCCCGGACCAGAG aCTTCTTGAGGAGGGTAAAGTGGCTGAGTCGGATAAGCTAAAGGATGAGGTGGAGGAGAAACAGAGGGACCGGAGGAAAGAACTGTctaagagaggagaggaacacATCCCTCGTTTCTTCAG